AACCATTAATTTACAGTCAAGTTTTGGTAAAAATATAACAtgcatttttaaaatattcagttgCAAAAATTTTAGTAACTAAAGACTTCCTTATCTTGTTTGGGCTTGGTTGGCATCACTTTGAGAGATCTTCCAAGTATTACACCTTGCTTGAGTTTGATTAATTAGCAACGCGAAAGATGGCTTCATTAAATCaagatttaattatttgttagtcattaaaaaaaaagagagaggcGATATTCggtttcatttttcttatatggaaaaaaaatattaggaAAATTGTTTTCAAAAAAGATTATGGGAGATAAAAGTGCatccttaaattaaatttttcattGTGTGACAGATTATGTGATATTTTCTTTGATAAATAtcagtgttttatgttttacatattttgaaattttaaaatataatttacatGGTTACAATACTATATAttaaacaaaaaatagaatTGTTGAAAACTTTGGAGTAAACATAAATATCGTTCGATGTTTTGTTGCATCGTACTTGGTCTTTTCAGAACAAAACTTGCGGGCCATGCCCACGAGTTGCGGATATTATAAAATTGTTCTGTTATTAAATGCTAGGATAATTTTTTCCAAAAGAATATAAGAAAAAACTGAGATTCACGCAATTTATTATAGGGCCTACACAAGATTTTGGCCCATCAATTCAATGAACATGGCTCTATGCACCGGTGTATTATTTTCCATTTTGTATACTCCTTTTTTTCATGGTTAGATCGGGTTGAAGATCTCTCGCATAaaaattgacatattagacaATCTCATGAGAATTTATGTGTTTTTTCTAAGTGTGTTTTAAACAAACTCCATCAATGTAACATGTATAATAGAACGTAGTAATTGTAATTGAACAATACCTAACGTGGTGTAGTGAGAATAAACTTATGAGTTATGACATTTAAATAAGATTAATCTAGgttaaaatattttggtagtgTTTGTTGGAACTTATTTTAAGTGTGCTTCTTAGTTTCTGCGTATAGTTTTTAAACATTTCGTTgactaaaaatttaaaaacactTAAAATAAACCTTAAAGCAATTGTAATTGAAATGGTCGTGCAATTATCGAAAACAgcttttcgaaaaaaaaataagaaaaaaaagcttatttgcaaatatatatatatatatcggcTTGAGAAATCTGTAGTAACTAATCTTCAATCACTTTTAGGATTTGGTTGGAATGATTTGACTGGTTTAATGTTTATGGGTGCTTCagtcaaaaatataaattttgcttGATTTTATGAATGGGCCCAGCCAAGATATATTGTTGGGCTTTCTTATGAAGAAATTGCCCAAATATTATGTGGACAAAGCCCAAGCTTGTGCCCGATTCCATGTGGATGTGTGGTAACAAAACGTTCGAATCATGGTCCACATGGATTTTTTGTTTAATCCGAAagcaaaaaaattgaattttcaaaaaattattcattcgaaaaaataaaaaattcaaaccATGATGCAGTAAGAGTGTGTTTGGATTGAAGTATTATAGATAGAGTTATTCTGAAAGTTCTTATAATTGTACTTGTTTGTCAATTTTGAATTCTATGAATTCCAAAATTTTATACTATATatgggtgtgtttggttgggtGGATTAAACAAAGTTAGATAAATAATCAAACATTTATCTAATGtttggttaaaattttaagatactTTAATAATCACTTGGACCCGGTTTAAGacccaattttatggataattatttaattattaatctaATAAAATAAGTGGGATAGGCTATCGACACTCATCAAGTTAGATTTTTATCCTCTTATTTCTTATTCCATGTCAACACTCATCATTTTATATCATGTCGAATATTATTTTGTCGTTTATTAAAAATACGCAATCtacaaatatatttataataaatataacaataaaattaatattcaaaatattattactatttaattattaattaaatgcatatttacaaatatttaattttaataaatataaattataagtataaatatttaattatctatcaaattattttaagaatatttataattattttaaaaaaacaataatattgtaattatcattaaactttatttaatagtagcattcaaaatattattgttattttaattattaaagtaaatgcatatttacaaatttatttctatacaatatatttaaatttattttaataaatgtaaattctaattataaatattttattatgattataattattttaagaatatatatttaattagtacTTTGAGCATttttgtcattacaataaaatttacaaaattaattcattattttaaaattatatcaaaCACCATGTTATTTATATCATCATACTATCaatacatatatcttattttttaATCACTCTAATTACTAATCATTTATTTATCTCATCACACATAGCAAACGAAACCTATAAATATCTAGAAGATTTCGAATCCTCTCAAAACAgattaatttgaaattcatccaGTTATACACAAATCCTTATACTAAAAACACgacataaaagtacaataacataatgaaaaatatttggtCAATGATGCAGTATGGCATAATTAGAAGATGTATGGTAAACTCTACTCAACTGCCCTAAATCCCTTTACAACTAGCTAGGGTGGCTGCTTTGAACAAGTACCGCTTTCAGATTTTCGGATTGGGTTTGATTTTAAATCGAtttatgctaataatattactttttattgtgaatatgagtagggttgagtCGTATCacaaatataaaaattcatgagacTGTCTTACAAGAACCTGATCTTGATACAAAATATAACAAACAAAGGGTATTCGAATTAAATTTGTTGATCATATGTAAAAGAGTgagtatcatgtgagaccgtctcacagatcataatccgttagacgggtcaaccctaccaatattcacaataaaaaataacactcttagcataaaaagtaatattttttcatgggtgacctaaataagagatctgtctcacaaatacgacccgtgagaacGTCTCACAAAAATTTTTGCCTATGTAAAATGATTTACTGTAATTTGATGTAATAAAACTcgtatttaaatcaaaataagatataaaataaaatatctataTTCTCGagggaaaaaaaaatgatatcgtGATTTGCTTCACATGATCCATCAAATAGGTGACCACACAAGCTATGTAGAAAGTCGAAGCAGTTATTCAAAAGAACATTATTGTATAGACTAAAAtcattttgtgtgtgtgtgtgtgtgtgtgtatatatatatatatatatatatatatatatatatatatatatatatatatatatatatatatatatatatatatatatatatatatgaagttgGGAAGAACTTGGGAAGGCGATTGTGAGaccatttatttattaataatgataataattaaTAACGCTCCATTAGACCGACAATGGCAACCAAGTCAATGAATTAGACTGATTTAGGTGACCTACCATCTTCATAAAAATTAACACCCTACCTTTACCGGAAGATTACATATTTAAACGatatttttatcaaaatttataaattgttataattgtataaattaaatcttttaaatcatataataattcaaatattatattttcgtTCGTTCTTCTACTTCTAGTAAGGAcgattttgatttttaacaattattattgttttttaacCAAGCACAACAATTTAAGCACAAAGTTTGCTAGTGTGTTTCTTGTAATGGTTTGACTTGTATTTGATATCCACATCAAATTCAAAATGTCAAAACGGTATATGTATTTGATAACCCgcttgaattttaaatttttttatatagtaaaaaacatgaatttgaaatttcaaAATCCGATGCAGTTTCTTCTAAAGAAACTCGATCGATTTATGTCTATAAATTATTGCTTTTTGATTCGTGGCGAACTATATATATCATGCGAAAATCGGTTCATATGAGTAGGTAATGCATGTTATTTTCCGaataaaagaaaaacagctacattttcattttgatttttattttaaaaaaattatttcaataaataaaataacaaaatataaactatcgagccaaaactttcaaaataaattaccAAACCACTTATTTCATGGCTATTAATTGAAAAGTAAGAAAATGTCATCGTCATTGTGGACCTATTCAAAAATTTAGTACAACAATTTCAAAGCAATGTTGATGCTcccatgaaataaatatgtaattGTGACAATAttctttctatatatatataaagaaataaataaatagttatCTTTAAATATAAACTAGATTATTCGAGAAATCTTACAAAATCCCAGAAATATAAAATAGAAAGCACCACCCCTACCCTAGGGATAATGGGAGTTTCAGTATTCGGAGCCCCCACAGGAGAAAGAAACAAAAATTATGAACTAATATTGCCACAGCAATACACTGTATCCTTTGCTGGATCTGAATGATCAACTTTCTCGGTTAACTTATTAGGTGAGTCGGCATTTAAATAAGTTCAAAACATTAATTATTTGGAGTGAATTTTTAATTATAATCGTGATACCTACCACATCCAATGCTAATAATTTGAAAATCAACCAATTTATGctatgaaatttggatataattTTGGTATGACTCGTGATTTTTACGTTCATTCATTCTATTCGGAAGCGTGAGTTATACATGCACATTGAAATCCCAAATGACACTTGCCTTTTTGCGATAATCGATACGATATTCCTTTTGACTAAACAAGCTTTTTACCAAAAAGAACCATTGGTAATCAAACAAAAGAACATAATCAGTTCTGTAGACTAAAAAAAAAGATTAATAAAATCTCATTAATCAAGGCTAGCTATGAATGAAGATGCATGTCATGTGAGGGTAGTTGGATGTACATGTAAAGCAAAAATGAAAggaaggaacaagaatctcaacaGGCTTTGATTCTAAAATTTGAAAGAAGCAAAAGTTATTTCCTTTTTTTACGACTAATTATTTCTTCCAAAAAATCCTCCCGTcaagtttgaatttttttaaataaatatttatttattatatatcacTAATTTTCTGGGAAAAGACAGGAAAAACCGACGATTTCTTATACTTATTTATTAACGAATGGCAATTAAAGTACTAAGATTATAATTTGGACCTAATTCAACCTCAAAAACTAGCTTAAGGGAGGAGAATTATCCaagcccatatatacaactccaagGTTATTGATCCAACCGATATGGGACAATTAACAGagatattattaaaattaaagcATAAATTTGATGTAATTAGATATGTTTTATACATGCATCACGTGTTCTCGTGATCTCACCAAGAAACCCCGCCAGCAACACAATAAAAATGATGGTTAATTATCATCCAAATTGATGAAGATTAAGTGCCACAAGAAGACACTTTTCACGAAATAGGATCCCAGATTCAATAGTTGAAAGTAAGTTCAATTGATTTCGAGTTTCTACTTGTCATCAATCAAGGGAAGGGtttgttttttatttgttttcaaCGGAAAACGAATTGGACGTGGAGCAATTTATggacataattttattttatttttctgaattttaatGCGGTGTTAATTTTGAGTCACGCCATTATATAAttcataatataaaatatttgttgCTTCTTGAAGCATATGATATTGACCAGATCAGAGCACTAAAATCAAGACAAGATGCTGACCGATCGGTTCAACTCCCCGGGGGGAAAATGCATGAAAACAAACGTACTGGAACAAACAAAGTTTGCCTGCTGAAAATTAATCTTCCATTAATGTATACATAGATCTATGTACAGGTTACAGCATGGTTAACCAAAGCTCAACCGTAGGTTTGCTTCATTGTTTCAGGGAATTAGTAAATTTACAGTTGCCTACAATTCCAGTTTTAACTGTTAGCTAGTATCGCAAAATTTTTCCATGGATCCTATATTCCTATTCTGGACGGCTTTCACGGCAGCAACCCTCGCAGCTGTGGCAGCCCGGTTCGCAGCTATCACGGCCTTGTTTACTTGTTCGTCTACTCGGTCAATGTGCATCGCATTTCTTGCTGTCTTTCTTGCAGCCTGCAAAATATGCACCAGTACAAATGAGAGGAAGACCAAAATTTGATATGTTCTTTTAAAGTGTTGATGACCAGGAGTTCGATTTTTCAAGGTATGTCACTGTTGTCACCTCAACGGCACGAAGGACTGATTCGTTTAGATTGGGAAGAGGCGTTGTGAGATTTCCATTGTCCCATTCACCACATTTGGTGTCGCCCTTTCGAAAAGTATACATTCCATAGCCTTGCTTACGCCCCTCGTGCCAAGATCCCTCGTAGCAGTGACCATTTGCAAAGTTATATACGCCAAAACCATGGACTTTGTCTCCAAAATACTCACCAGCATATCTATCTTCATTCCTACAGCACAATCAAATTATCGTGAGATTATATTGCCCAACTCATCTATCCGACTGGCCAAGAGATACAAATCTGGAATCTATGCATAGAAGATCATTGATCCTAAGCTATGATCCAATAATCCTATAAAGGTGAACTTTTAGTAACAAAAAAGAAAGTCTGGTAACGGAAAATTCCGAACCATCACTTCCATGGGCGAGCAACCAAGAGATCATATGATCCTCAACATGAGTGTATACACAAACAAAATTGATTATAACTTCTAGGATCTTTATGAgcaatttttttcaaattaataAAAGATTCCATCTCGATCTCATACGACCCAAATTCAAGAAACACAATAGACCAAATGCTAATATCCAAAACCCACCACTGCACGCCCCCCACAGAGAGACAAAGACTAATATGAATCAAAGAAAATCTAATCATCACCTGAAATGGTAACAACCGAGGCCATGTTTAACTCCGCACTTAAATTCCCCAACAAAACAGCTCCCATCAGCACAAGTTTGCACTCCGACCCCATGACTCTGCCCATTACACCACTCTCCCGTATATGTATCCCCAGTGTAGAACTTGTAAACCCCATACCCATTCCTTAATCCTTGCCTGTACTGCCCTTTAAATCTACTCCCTCTTGCCCAACTCTCTATCCCGTAACCATCATACTTTCCATCAATCCAGTCCCCTTCATACCGACCATTCACAAAGTAATTATACACTCCACTCCCATTGCATCTGCCCTTGTGAAATTCCCCTTCGTAAAAATCGCCATTACTGTAAAACTCAACCCCTTCTCTCGCGATCTTTCCAACACTACCCTGCTTTTTGCTAAGCTTCTTCCAGTTAAATTGGCTGATGTTCGACTCACCGATTAACCATTGCACCGGTTTTGCTTGATTCTTGAAGGTAAAGCAGGAAAGTCCGCATCTTTTAGCACACTCGTTGCACAACTGCTTGCAAAAGTTGAGTTTTTTGTTAACTAATGCTCTGTTTCTGGAGACAAAGCACAGTAAAACGGCCACGAAAATCAAGGCAAAAAGTAAATTCTCCGAAGCGGGTCCATCACCCCTATGGAAAAAGGCGAAAAGGGTGCAAACAGACAGCAAAAGGATCGACAGAACCGGTCCCGAACGCGGAAAACCGGATCGAACCATCGGACCGGTTCTCTTGTGCGGCTTCTGCTCCTCGAGGTCCACCGTATCCTCTTCCAGATAAGATGTTATCTCATCAACCGAAGATAAGCTATGAATCGAAGATCTAACGGTGGTGGAGGACCTGAGGAGTGAAGAATCGGTCCTAGTAAGATTCGTCAGTCTTATCTGACCGTCCATGTCAAAAGCAAGGTCCCTTAATCCAATCTCAGCCGCAGAACCTGTACCTAGATATTCTTATCACGTACTCCGACGGAGGTTTCATCTCCGGTGGTGCGCAGGATAACCAGCGTCGCAAGTGTGCAGGTTTACAGTTAAGAGGAGGAAGGATTGGAATAGTGGAGCATGGGGGAGAGGTGAATTTATATCCGGAAAAAGGATATTGATTGGGGCCCACCTGTACTCCTGCAGAAACATCTACGGTTGATATTTGTGCGTTTTCTTGTCCGTTGGATTTGTTTTTGCGGGAATATATGGTCGTCGGATTTCCATTGTGGACGGCCGGCACGTGTaactattttatatttattttaattaatatttgttcataaatataaaatctacatttagaataactttttttttttatttaaataaatttgcatGCAATACTTTCCCCTTAGGGGTGGCATATCCACAGTTCAAACTTTGAATATTATTGGGTAAGTTCAAATTTCGTGCCAATCACACCAATTCTTAACATATTTGATTAATATggcaaaaattttattatacGCGGTATTGCAGATTTTAAAACTAAATGATGATGAGTATGATCTCTTgcgagacggtcttacgaatctttatccgtcagacgggtcaaccctaccgatattcacaataaaaaataatattttttcatggatgacccaaataaaaaatctgtctcacaaaatacgacatgtgaaaccatctcacacaagtttttgttaaTGATCATATGGGCTGGCTTTTCTTTTTCTCCTCTCCCTACTCTTTTACATTAGGTgggttttaaaatttaaattcaattaTTATGTTAAGATACATAATTTtatcgtttttttttaaaaaaaaaattgaataagaAACAGTCCTAaaaataacaaacttttctttGACAATTAATCAATTGTCCAtcgaaataataattttattcctTAAAAATTTGTTTATTGTTTGGATAGCTCTTCCATCCAATCATCCAAGACTGAAACCAAATTCAAAACGTTTCAATTATTTTTAGACTTGGGCTGTAAATCTTGAAAAGGCTTATTCTTTCGATAAAGGCCTTTCACAATTGGTATTTTACTGGTGGGCTGTAGCTTTTGAAAAGGCTTGTTATTTGGATAAGACTAAATTACAGTCCTTAGGGCCTTAATGATTATTGGtctggacccaaataaaaaagTAGGCCTAGTATTAGATGGCAAATATGCTTCATCGTGGGTTGATATAGTGTGTGTACATACACTAAATTGAGCCCAAGATTTACCCCACCTGCATTCAATCGCTGACATGCAGATCTTTTTGTATATTTTCTTATTtgtcaaaatttattttaaactaTAGAGTATTTAAAATCCAAATAACATataatttttcttaaaccaCACAAAGTCATAAGGTTGGTTATATTTATATTGATGATCCTGGGTGAATTGGATATGAGTTCAATGCAATCACACTAGGTCGGGTTGGCTTTTATAACTGAATATGTTAGACCTTAAGTAGGAAGTGTCAGGGTTATGTAAATATGCATGTTTAAAAACAAAGAGTGTTAAGGGGGTGCCGAAAGATTCTTCGACGTAGCTAATCCGCGCTCAAATTGGTTAAATGTTTGATGGAGAATATATATAGAAAATTATTGCAAGTATATGTGAATGAATTATTAATATCAAGCAAATTTGGTATTTATAGAAAGAATGTCAATGTAGACCTTGTTTTTGACACTACCAACTCTGAGACTGAAAGATTGATCGCTAGTCTTCCACTCATGCACATTCGAAACATTTTTCAAACctaaaaaaatcttaaaaataattaatagaaGCAACCAGCAAGTTGGGGTGGGGACTGGGGTATATCCGTAGTTCAATTCTTCTTAGATAACGacgtcacaaaaaaaaaaaaaagaaaagataagTGGCTTTAAAAGGGAGGGATTTAAATGTCAAAGCCTactgtatttttttaattttttgtcgAATTGTGCTTAGCCTTTATTATATTGAAAATTGAATCTAAAATATTAAGAAATAAATTGAGTAGTAGTATGACGCATATACAACAAAAATTAGTCATTTAAGTCATGAGTTTGAACAGTTGGCCATGCACTAATTTATTTCGTTTGTGTAACAAATAATGGGACAAATTGTCGCCAATGACCTAAAAACAAAAGTATGATTCACTGATTGAGCTATGCTTTTAATATTCACTTTTTTTCATGGCACGAATCATTGgagcaaaaatttgtgttagtcggtctcacggatcgtattttgtgagacatatatcttatttggttcatccatgaaaaaatattactttttatactaagagtattactttttattgtgaatatcagtgaggttgatccgtctcacagataaaaattcgtgagatcgtctcacaagaaacataCTCAATCACTTGATATAGTGTCATAAGTATCTCCGAGTTTGAATTCCGAGGGCTACAAAGAACCCGTTCCCCGAGTTATAACTGAAAATATTTTACCAAAAGGGTGTGCATCAAACAATATGTCTTGGTTTATTCAATTTGAACAATTTATttcgaaaaatatttgaatttatgaatGAGCATTTTTAGATTGATAGAAACTACATGCCCGATTTAagtatatgaattttttttatactcAGAAGggtatatttaatatattaattgcATATCTAATTTGTTTGAAAAGTTGTgatatcatcaaaaaggggttGGATTATGTTGTATGAAAGTACATTCGATGAATCTTCCCATGATAACCCTCTTGAAGAAAAAGTTCAAAGCCAGTTGGAGAGGGATGTTTCAACAACTCGAAGTGGCTGGTCAaagttattatttaattatgacAACGAAGCTTAGTGAAAATTACGAAGTTTGAAAATATGTAGAGGGAactgtttgcacaatatttggtgttgcgggcgtgccaggtgcgaaagtgcaccgatttgtgtaaaaacgataaaaatctaacttctaaaatcAAACGACagtgaattctaaatttgatcgttggttctaatctcctaaaacatATGCGATGCCAAAATTAAGAAAACTATTGGAAAGTGACGGAAATAAACCCCTGACATGATTTTGCATTTACAAAACTGTAGGAATTCATCAAagacatgaaaaatataataatttgttGCTGAAATCTAAAATGAGAAGACGTAAATTGCTAGAAATATGCTGGAATGATTAACGACTAAAGCTTGAAGATTGCAATTTTGCAGAGAGTATTTTGCAGAATTTTGTGCGTAGTTGAGTTGTTGAAGAGTTGTGTTGTGTAGAAGTTCTCAGTGTTTGCCGATCCCTTCTTTTTCTTCGCTTTGAAAGGTAGTTTCTTCCACTCCCCCATGAGCCCATGATTTTTCCCACTACCTTCGCACGATTTCCATTTCTTTCCTCCCACGTTGCAATCGGTTTAATTCGATAAGAATTGAATTGATCTGTTATGggcttttataatttaattgggcttAACATTAAATTGGGCtttcataattaattatttttagcccaaacaatTGCCCCCCGCAAGCATTGGCCCGTGGGCCAAAATGCTTGTATGTAGCCCAATTCCAACTTGTTTGTCGGAGCGGCCCGTAAGCATTTTCTCTTGTCATGGGCTTGTGATTTTGGATTGGGCCCAATTCACACTTGGGTTTTTAACAGCAGACtccttttcaaattcaaaatctGTAATCCGCTTTCTTCACTTCTTCCTTCTCGCTGCCCTCATCCGATTACTCCCCGCTGCCACTGTGGAAGCCCGTCGCTCCGCCAATCCTACACCTCAACCGTGGCGGCTCTCAAGCTCTTTCCAGCCGTTCTTTGCTGTCGATTGTTCTCTACTGCTGCCCACAGTCGTTTTATGGCTCACGATCCACCTCCGGCGAATCCTTCCGCATCCATCGCTGCGGGTGCCATTTCTGCTCCGGCCACTGTTTCTGTCTCGTTGCCCATTGCGTTCGCCGGCTCCGCCACTGGTCTTAATCCCTTCCTCGCCATCTCTGGGTCGTCGATTTCCCATTCGGTAGCCAAGTCAACTAATACTTAATTTGATCATCATCACGTCTTAATGGTGTTTGTGAATTTGCCCAAATGAAATCCACAAGCATTTCCTTGTATTGCATGTCTGCTTCTTTAGCTTCCATTCCTTCTTGGATTTGGGATTCATTCAACTCCTTACTCTTTCTTGGGCATCAACTCCCcactctcattttcttttttttaatagtGTTGGCATGTTTACTCATAACAGGTATCACTGGATTGATATTGGCCATGGGTTGGCCTCAGCTCCCTGGTGCATTTGACACTTAAGCATTTGTGTCATTTGAGGTTTCTTGACACAGGTATTTCTCGACTATTATGTGCTCTTATATGCTCTTATGTGTTGCATCCACTCAAGATGATTCCCTCGCTCCTAACATTATGcattgcacttcagtcggatccctttcccgcatacacgtatatgcatttgcacttcagttggacccctttcccgcatacacgtatttgcacttcagttggacccctttcccgcatacacgtatttgcacttcagttggacccctttcccgcatacacgtttaCTTACTGTTCTTGCATGCGGTGGCTCCGCTTCTTATCTGTTGATTGTTGGTTTGGTGTTGTGGTCATTGGGTGTTGGATGTGGAATGAGGATGGGTTTAATGTAATGTTGTGTATCGGATGTTGGGAAGGAGTTTATATTCGTTCTTAATTCCCTCAATCCAATTCATTCCAACAGTTTCAATCAAAATCATAAGTTGGCTTAAGACTCCCCACTCGAGGGTATCCTCCTCTTTGATTTTCTATCAAAACACAATGAATCCAATATGATAAAAGTGGCCTCCTGGACAACTTAATGATCATCTTTATTTTTGAACCATAACAAATATTTACACTAGTGGCCCTAAGGCCTACTTCAAACAAAACCCCACAACATGAAGCTAAAAATATGCAAAAATGGCTGATTAGCctatttttcttccaaaatcaATTTCTGGGTCTTCTTGGGGTTTGCATATCACCTTTGTTCTCTTCAGTTCTTCTTTTATTACTCGTCGTCTGCCCAGTAAGCTCAACTCCCCGCTGGCTGTGTGCCTTTCCTCCCACATTCTAAGTGGCCT
This genomic interval from Primulina eburnea isolate SZY01 chromosome 16, ASM2296580v1, whole genome shotgun sequence contains the following:
- the LOC140817153 gene encoding uncharacterized protein; the encoded protein is MDGQIRLTNLTRTDSSLLRSSTTVRSSIHSLSSVDEITSYLEEDTVDLEEQKPHKRTGPMVRSGFPRSGPVLSILLLSVCTLFAFFHRGDGPASENLLFALIFVAVLLCFVSRNRALVNKKLNFCKQLCNECAKRCGLSCFTFKNQAKPVQWLIGESNISQFNWKKLSKKQGSVGKIAREGVEFYSNGDFYEGEFHKGRCNGSGVYNYFVNGRYEGDWIDGKYDGYGIESWARGSRFKGQYRQGLRNGYGVYKFYTGDTYTGEWCNGQSHGVGVQTCADGSCFVGEFKCGVKHGLGCYHFRNEDRYAGEYFGDKVHGFGVYNFANGHCYEGSWHEGRKQGYGMYTFRKGDTKCGEWDNGNLTTPLPNLNESVLRAVEAARKTARNAMHIDRVDEQVNKAVIAANRAATAARVAAVKAVQNRNIGSMEKFCDTS